The following proteins are co-located in the Hydrogenophaga sp. RAC07 genome:
- a CDS encoding DUF2855 family protein, producing MTTQFQVRRDQLATTRTVQLPDTPLAEGEVRVRIEHFAYTSNNITYAAFGDAMNYWQFFPVAPAADDTATWGLVPVWGFGVVAQSRCDGVAEGERLYGYWPMASHAVLTPARISPEGFFDGAPHRAALHPVYNHYLRCAADPLFDPATEPLQALLRPLFLTAWLIDDFLADNDFFGTNAGGQRGVMLLSSASSKTAYATAAQLALRPEVEVVGLTSPANVAFCESLGVYSRVLTYDQLDQLPPETPCVYVDFAGNGALRKAIHSRFSALAYSCSIGGTHVDQLAGGRDLDGPRPVLFFAPAQAKKRQGDWGVAGFNERMAKAWHAFIAQVNDPAAPWVVVQHHSGPDAVQAAHALVLGGRGDARAGHMLSLS from the coding sequence ATGACCACACAGTTCCAGGTTCGCAGAGACCAGCTCGCCACCACCCGCACCGTGCAGCTGCCCGACACACCCTTGGCCGAGGGTGAGGTTCGCGTGCGCATCGAGCATTTCGCCTACACCTCGAACAACATCACGTACGCCGCGTTTGGCGACGCCATGAACTACTGGCAGTTTTTTCCGGTGGCGCCCGCGGCGGATGACACCGCCACCTGGGGCTTGGTGCCGGTGTGGGGCTTTGGCGTGGTGGCCCAGAGCCGGTGCGACGGTGTGGCCGAGGGCGAGCGGCTGTACGGCTACTGGCCCATGGCCTCGCATGCGGTGCTCACCCCCGCGCGCATCTCGCCCGAAGGTTTCTTTGACGGTGCGCCGCACCGTGCTGCGCTGCACCCGGTCTACAACCACTACCTGCGCTGCGCGGCGGACCCGCTGTTCGACCCCGCCACCGAACCGCTGCAGGCGCTGCTGCGCCCGCTCTTCCTCACCGCCTGGCTGATCGACGACTTTCTGGCCGACAACGATTTCTTCGGCACGAACGCAGGTGGCCAGCGTGGCGTGATGCTGCTCTCGTCGGCCAGCAGCAAGACCGCGTACGCCACCGCCGCGCAACTGGCGCTGCGGCCCGAGGTCGAGGTGGTGGGCCTCACCTCGCCGGCCAACGTGGCGTTTTGTGAAAGCCTGGGGGTGTACAGCCGCGTGCTCACCTACGACCAGCTCGACCAGCTGCCGCCAGAAACGCCCTGTGTGTACGTGGACTTCGCCGGCAACGGCGCGCTGCGCAAGGCCATCCACAGCCGCTTCAGTGCGCTGGCCTACAGCTGCTCCATCGGCGGCACGCATGTGGACCAGCTCGCGGGTGGCCGCGACCTGGACGGACCGCGCCCGGTGCTGTTCTTTGCGCCGGCGCAGGCCAAGAAGCGCCAAGGCGACTGGGGCGTGGCCGGTTTCAACGAACGCATGGCGAAGGCCTGGCACGCCTTCATCGCGCAGGTAAACGATCCTGCCGCCCCCTGGGTGGTGGTGCAGCACCACAGCGGCCCCGACGCCGTGCAGGCCGCCCACGCACTGGTGCTGGGCGGGCGTGGCGACGCGCGTGCGGGGCACATGCTGTCGCTGTCCTGA
- a CDS encoding TonB C-terminal domain-containing protein produces the protein MQPKTAPPARKSSERRRMGTALLLSLLFHALLLSLTFGGQGIGLPGLGFPWQDRRIEVPDLRIVLAPAQGPAPEPAVAPAAQPSPPPPSQPAARRSNPLPAQPPAPSPESVPMPSAQAAVPSPAAPVEPVAEVPVPPAAVVPEPVAVPSAPPAQVQPAEVALRARSAQEEEQQNAERRETERLEAARQEAARLAAAQQEADRQTAARLEADRLSAEREQAAREEIARQTLAQAEATRAEAERQEAALQEAARQEAARVETARLEVERQGAARRKAAEVEAERQREAEREAAARLDAERQAAARQALAQQETARQEAARAEEAQRLESQRQASARELAEREQTARRWAAEQEAAAQQTLAQQAAEREAAERQEAERRAAAQQQVDREQAARAEAERQAAAQRAVAQQEAARQQAAQAEANRLEAERVAAAQQAAAEQEATRQQAAQAQAQAQAQAQAQAQAQAQAQAQAQAQAQAAQQAAERREAERQAAAQQAADQQAAARQQAVATEAARLQAERQADEAKREERLRAIGRQLNEEADRRDAAAAAANLLPYSLSTARRARLFGRADPNTDLILYAEAWARKIQMNMTIELVREAAKQPHTQPVVTVAIRSDGSVENVTFVSSSGVAAIDEGIERIVRSQASYPAFPPALARQYDVVEIRRTWHFDVAVRLY, from the coding sequence ATGCAGCCCAAGACAGCCCCTCCCGCGCGCAAGAGCTCCGAGCGCCGGCGCATGGGGACGGCATTGCTGCTGTCGCTGCTGTTCCATGCGCTGCTGCTGAGCCTCACCTTTGGTGGCCAGGGCATCGGCTTGCCGGGTCTGGGCTTCCCTTGGCAAGACCGGCGGATCGAGGTGCCGGACCTGCGCATCGTGCTCGCGCCAGCGCAGGGCCCGGCGCCTGAACCAGCCGTTGCACCTGCTGCGCAGCCCTCGCCGCCACCGCCGTCGCAGCCGGCCGCCCGCCGATCAAACCCTTTGCCTGCCCAGCCCCCGGCACCCAGCCCCGAGTCAGTCCCCATGCCCAGCGCCCAGGCGGCTGTGCCCTCGCCTGCCGCGCCGGTCGAGCCCGTGGCCGAGGTCCCTGTGCCGCCGGCCGCCGTGGTCCCCGAACCTGTGGCAGTGCCCAGCGCACCACCCGCCCAGGTCCAACCCGCCGAGGTGGCCCTGCGGGCGCGCAGCGCGCAGGAGGAAGAGCAACAGAACGCCGAGCGCCGGGAAACCGAACGCCTGGAGGCCGCTCGACAAGAAGCCGCAAGACTGGCCGCTGCGCAACAAGAGGCCGACCGGCAAACGGCTGCGCGACTTGAGGCCGATCGGCTGAGCGCGGAGCGCGAGCAGGCCGCGCGTGAAGAGATCGCACGACAGACATTGGCTCAGGCCGAAGCCACGCGCGCTGAAGCCGAGCGACAAGAAGCCGCTCTGCAGGAGGCCGCGCGCCAGGAAGCCGCGCGTGTTGAAACCGCGCGGCTCGAAGTCGAGCGCCAGGGTGCCGCCCGGCGCAAGGCGGCCGAGGTGGAGGCAGAACGACAACGGGAGGCCGAACGCGAGGCGGCTGCGCGACTCGACGCCGAGCGCCAGGCGGCGGCCCGGCAAGCCTTGGCACAGCAGGAGACCGCCCGCCAGGAAGCGGCGCGCGCCGAAGAGGCCCAGCGCCTGGAATCCCAACGGCAAGCGTCGGCGCGCGAGCTGGCGGAGCGGGAGCAGACCGCGCGCCGTTGGGCAGCGGAGCAGGAAGCGGCTGCGCAGCAAACCCTGGCGCAACAAGCGGCTGAACGCGAGGCCGCAGAGCGCCAGGAAGCCGAGCGTCGAGCCGCCGCACAACAGCAGGTCGATCGCGAACAAGCCGCACGCGCCGAAGCCGAACGCCAGGCGGCGGCGCAGCGTGCAGTCGCCCAGCAGGAGGCCGCGCGCCAGCAAGCGGCACAGGCCGAAGCCAACCGACTGGAAGCCGAACGCGTGGCGGCGGCGCAGCAAGCCGCAGCCGAACAGGAAGCGACCCGCCAGCAGGCCGCTCAAGCTCAAGCTCAAGCTCAAGCTCAAGCCCAAGCCCAAGCCCAAGCCCAAGCTCAGGCTCAGGCTCAGGCTCAGGCTCAGGCTCAGGCCGCACAACAGGCGGCCGAACGACGGGAGGCCGAACGCCAGGCGGCGGCCCAGCAAGCGGCCGATCAACAAGCCGCGGCCCGCCAGCAAGCCGTTGCGACCGAAGCCGCACGCTTGCAGGCCGAGCGGCAGGCGGACGAGGCGAAACGCGAAGAGCGCCTGCGCGCCATCGGGCGTCAGCTCAACGAAGAAGCCGATCGCCGCGATGCTGCTGCGGCCGCCGCCAACCTGTTGCCCTATTCCCTGAGCACCGCGCGCCGCGCCCGGCTGTTCGGGCGCGCCGACCCCAACACCGATCTCATCCTGTACGCCGAGGCCTGGGCCCGCAAGATCCAGATGAACATGACCATCGAGCTGGTGCGCGAGGCCGCCAAACAGCCCCACACCCAGCCGGTGGTGACGGTGGCGATCCGCAGCGATGGGTCGGTGGAGAACGTGACCTTTGTGAGCTCCAGCGGCGTGGCGGCCATCGACGAGGGCATCGAGCGCATCGTGCGCAGCCAGGCAAGTTACCCGGCGTTTCCGCCTGCGCTGGCCCGCCAGTACGACGTGGTCGAGATCCGACGCACCTGGCACTTCGACGTGGCGGTGCGGCTGTACTGA
- a CDS encoding OmpA family protein has product MLLPEEDNTLGAVAVASGSSTQRLDKAFSYTTVNGNNATPSNARTVGRDTVNGAYGDLLKANAPAPRIFVLQFLLDKTELTEESRSLVPAMLRVVRARKPARITVFGHADATGTHESNLKLSSDRAEAAADLLRASDPSLKNIDLQYFGDTKPSTGLRASDGKNRRVEILIF; this is encoded by the coding sequence GTGCTGCTGCCCGAAGAAGACAACACGTTGGGCGCCGTGGCGGTTGCGTCGGGATCGAGCACGCAGCGGCTGGACAAGGCCTTCAGCTACACGACCGTCAACGGCAACAACGCAACCCCGTCCAACGCCAGGACGGTCGGTCGCGACACGGTCAACGGCGCCTATGGCGACCTGCTCAAGGCCAACGCACCGGCGCCCCGGATCTTTGTGCTGCAGTTCCTGCTGGACAAGACCGAGCTGACGGAAGAGTCCAGGTCCCTGGTGCCCGCCATGCTTCGGGTGGTGCGTGCGCGCAAGCCCGCCAGGATCACGGTCTTTGGTCACGCCGATGCCACCGGCACCCATGAGTCGAACCTGAAGCTGTCGTCCGACCGCGCCGAAGCCGCGGCCGACCTGCTCCGCGCGAGCGATCCCTCTCTCAAGAACATCGACCTGCAGTACTTCGGCGACACCAAGCCCTCCACGGGCTTGCGCGCGTCAGACGGGAAAAACAGGCGGGTCGAAATCCTGATTTTCTGA
- a CDS encoding FecR family protein produces MKRLKLTSLLAAVGVFVLAGAAHAAGESVATFNNVSGDIGIARNGTTMNAVSGSTLFVSDRIVSGAGSSAGIVFKDGTQLTLGPSTDIQVRDYAFEPKQAKFEFFVYLARGAAVYSSGMIAKLSPESVKVATPTATIGVRGTRFIIEAD; encoded by the coding sequence ATGAAGCGCTTGAAACTGACCTCGCTGCTGGCGGCCGTGGGTGTGTTCGTGTTGGCCGGGGCGGCCCACGCCGCCGGTGAATCCGTCGCCACGTTCAACAACGTCTCGGGCGACATCGGCATTGCCCGCAACGGCACCACGATGAACGCCGTGTCGGGCTCGACGCTGTTCGTGTCGGACCGTATCGTCTCCGGCGCCGGCTCCTCGGCCGGCATCGTGTTCAAGGACGGCACGCAGCTCACGCTCGGACCGTCGACCGACATCCAGGTGCGCGACTACGCCTTTGAGCCCAAGCAGGCGAAGTTCGAGTTCTTCGTCTACCTCGCCCGGGGGGCTGCGGTCTATTCATCCGGAATGATCGCCAAGCTCTCGCCGGAATCGGTCAAGGTGGCCACGCCCACGGCAACCATCGGTGTTCGCGGCACGCGCTTCATCATCGAGGCAGACTGA
- a CDS encoding DUF4410 domain-containing protein — protein MLNLFNRSLLIAAVLFLAGCAATVSQTSTSSSSPGAAPQAAGATLVAVVTGSPAMQASSDWSSFLAEWQESLAASAESARMPFVFVKDEASIPSRSSILVRLTVNDFRYVSTTKRYMLGVIAGNAYMDVDAQYIELPANKPFGSKKFNTSSSAWEGIFSAVTPKQVRTVSDLIVKDVASTAPAK, from the coding sequence ATGCTGAACCTGTTCAACCGATCTCTCCTCATCGCCGCCGTGCTGTTCCTTGCGGGCTGCGCCGCCACCGTCAGCCAGACCTCCACCTCGTCGTCCTCACCCGGCGCGGCGCCGCAGGCGGCAGGCGCAACGCTCGTTGCGGTGGTCACGGGCAGTCCGGCCATGCAGGCCAGCAGCGACTGGTCGTCGTTTCTGGCGGAGTGGCAGGAATCGTTGGCGGCTTCCGCAGAAAGCGCCAGGATGCCCTTCGTTTTCGTCAAAGACGAGGCTTCCATTCCGTCCAGGTCATCGATCCTCGTGCGATTGACGGTCAATGACTTCCGCTACGTGTCCACGACCAAGCGCTACATGTTGGGCGTCATCGCCGGCAACGCCTACATGGACGTGGATGCCCAGTACATCGAACTTCCCGCGAACAAGCCGTTCGGATCCAAGAAGTTCAACACCTCGTCCAGTGCCTGGGAGGGCATCTTCTCGGCCGTGACGCCGAAGCAGGTTCGGACCGTCTCCGACTTGATCGTCAAGGATGTAGCCTCGACGGCGCCAGCGAAGTAG
- a CDS encoding LysR family transcriptional regulator: protein MNPNNFRLFLEVAELGSFTKVAAQRQTVQSHISRQISELEAACGGALFRRTGRGVVLTDLGQHIETRVRNWVRDTDQLLAAIRTDAGEPMGEVKLGILPSAAHPLMTRLYQRLKADFPKIKLNIREGQGGELDALLDTGSVDMAILFRYQKPASPDEHLLATVGTYLVSRVGDALTRHETVDFNKLEGLRLVLPRRPAHWRSVLDETARGKGFTLQAEVEADSLRVQKELVAHTDHLYSLLGPFSIADELRSGRLQAARIVNPDCRRHVTLSLPKQGQLTAASKIVARLLRDTVEGWGNQLSQLE, encoded by the coding sequence ATGAACCCGAACAACTTCCGGCTCTTCCTCGAAGTGGCCGAGCTCGGCAGCTTCACCAAGGTCGCCGCGCAGCGCCAGACGGTGCAATCGCACATCAGCCGACAGATCAGCGAACTGGAAGCGGCGTGCGGCGGCGCACTGTTCCGGCGCACCGGGCGCGGCGTGGTGCTCACGGATCTGGGCCAGCACATCGAAACCCGCGTGCGCAACTGGGTGCGCGACACCGACCAGTTGCTGGCCGCCATCCGCACCGATGCGGGCGAGCCCATGGGTGAAGTCAAGCTCGGGATCCTGCCCTCGGCGGCCCATCCGCTGATGACCCGGCTGTATCAACGGTTGAAGGCCGATTTCCCGAAGATCAAGCTGAACATCCGCGAGGGACAAGGCGGCGAGCTGGACGCACTGCTCGACACAGGCAGTGTCGACATGGCCATCCTGTTTCGCTACCAGAAGCCCGCCAGTCCCGACGAGCATCTGCTGGCAACGGTCGGGACCTACCTCGTGTCACGCGTGGGAGATGCCCTCACCCGCCACGAGACCGTCGACTTCAACAAACTGGAAGGCCTGCGCCTGGTGCTGCCGCGCAGACCCGCGCACTGGCGCTCGGTGCTGGATGAGACCGCCCGTGGCAAGGGCTTCACCCTGCAAGCCGAGGTGGAAGCCGACTCGCTGCGCGTGCAGAAGGAGCTGGTGGCCCACACCGACCACCTGTACTCGCTGCTCGGCCCGTTTTCCATCGCAGACGAACTGCGCTCAGGGCGCCTGCAGGCCGCGCGCATCGTCAACCCAGACTGCCGACGCCACGTGACCTTGTCTTTGCCCAAGCAAGGCCAGCTCACGGCGGCCAGCAAGATCGTCGCCCGCTTGCTCAGGGACACGGTGGAAGGCTGGGGGAACCAGCTGAGCCAGCTCGAATGA
- a CDS encoding fumarylacetoacetate hydrolase family protein encodes MRYASFEINGQASYGVVDGAGQYRRVPVAFQARYANLKDVIAADALVALAEAAMAGGEQLKPEQVRLLPVIPNPGKLICVGLNYKSHVAETRRADSEYPSLFLRFNDSLAAHDDVVLRPAFSERFDWEGELAFVIGKGGRHIAKEKAFEHIAGYACFNDVSVRDWQKHTHQFTPGKNFPGTAPFGPVLVSRDEVPDVTALTLETRVNGQVVQHASVGDLIFDIPTIVAYVSRFTPLSPGDVIATGTPGGVGDRREPPMYMKEGDVAEVEITGLGVLRNRIGTDHSAS; translated from the coding sequence ATGCGCTATGCAAGCTTTGAGATCAATGGACAGGCCAGCTACGGCGTGGTGGACGGTGCGGGCCAATACCGCCGTGTGCCCGTCGCCTTCCAGGCGCGGTACGCCAACCTGAAGGACGTGATCGCGGCCGATGCACTGGTTGCCCTGGCCGAAGCTGCCATGGCCGGCGGCGAGCAGCTGAAACCCGAACAGGTTCGGCTGCTGCCCGTGATTCCCAACCCTGGCAAGCTGATCTGCGTCGGCCTCAACTACAAGAGCCACGTGGCCGAAACCAGACGCGCCGACAGCGAGTACCCCTCGCTGTTCCTGCGCTTCAACGACAGCCTGGCCGCGCACGACGACGTGGTGCTGCGCCCGGCGTTCTCGGAGCGCTTCGACTGGGAGGGTGAACTCGCTTTTGTCATCGGCAAGGGGGGCCGCCACATCGCCAAGGAGAAGGCCTTCGAGCACATCGCCGGCTACGCCTGCTTCAACGACGTGAGCGTGCGCGACTGGCAGAAACACACGCACCAGTTCACGCCCGGCAAGAACTTCCCCGGCACCGCGCCCTTCGGCCCGGTGCTGGTGAGCCGCGACGAGGTGCCCGATGTGACCGCGCTCACGCTGGAGACACGCGTCAACGGCCAGGTGGTGCAGCACGCCAGCGTGGGCGACCTGATCTTCGACATCCCGACCATCGTGGCCTACGTCTCGCGCTTCACGCCGCTGTCGCCCGGCGACGTGATCGCCACCGGCACCCCGGGTGGCGTGGGCGACCGCCGCGAGCCACCGATGTACATGAAGGAAGGCGACGTGGCCGAGGTCGAGATCACCGGCCTGGGCGTGCTGCGCAACCGCATCGGCACCGACCACAGCGCCTCCTGA
- a CDS encoding hydantoinase/oxoprolinase family protein yields MSNIPQLRVAVDIGGTFTDMAAFDEATGKLLFGKALSTHGQLVNGIQATLDSASIDLKDGNLFLHGSTIAINTLLERNGANTALLITEGFRDIYEIGRVNRPDAYNLFFNKHQPLVKRSLRFEVAERLRADGSTHKPLDEAAVRELAKELRGQGIEAVAVLLLHSYRNPAHEQRVKQILQDELPGAFVCASHELSQEYREFERVSTAVANAYVGPRVSAYLGELEQHLSTQGFKGDFYVVQSTGGLFPSAHARRDCVRMLESGPAAGVIGAQAICAQLGMGDAIAFDMGGTTAKAGVISEGRPLTTGSALIGGYERALPIQIPMMDIHEVGTGGGSIARVETGNALRVGPQSAGSIPGPVAYGRGGTEPTVTDANLLLGRLDADHFLGGELKLDLAGCQRQMQERIAGPLGLEPTAAADGILRIAVTQMSHAVKAVTTERGLDAGSFTMVVYGGAGPLHASAIARELGIRKVLIPYAPGYFSAYGMLFSDRRYDYVRSVFRKLDEVSFDEIEALYQSMEDEGRAALTQSGTKAEDVVIERAADMRYVGQEHAVTVDLPGAFFVDKDRSAIKRQFDDLHKVRYGTSAPKEPADLVSLRVTVLGTMKKPPKHSVDVGVAAPEKAALRGVKPVYFRLGGWADTPVYKRDLLRAGNQIAGPALIEEHASTTVVQPGDDLRVDELGNLQINIGSDRS; encoded by the coding sequence ATGAGCAATATCCCCCAACTGCGGGTCGCCGTCGACATCGGCGGTACCTTCACCGACATGGCGGCTTTTGACGAAGCCACCGGCAAGCTGCTGTTCGGCAAGGCCCTGTCCACCCACGGCCAGCTGGTCAACGGCATCCAGGCCACGCTGGACAGCGCCAGCATCGACCTGAAGGACGGCAACCTGTTCCTGCACGGCTCCACCATCGCGATCAACACCCTGCTGGAGCGCAACGGCGCCAACACCGCGCTGCTGATCACCGAAGGCTTTCGCGACATCTACGAGATCGGCCGCGTCAACCGGCCCGACGCCTACAACCTGTTCTTCAACAAGCACCAGCCGCTGGTGAAGCGCTCGCTGCGCTTTGAAGTGGCCGAGCGACTGCGCGCCGACGGCAGCACGCACAAGCCGCTGGACGAAGCGGCCGTGCGCGAGCTGGCCAAGGAGCTGCGCGGACAGGGCATCGAGGCGGTGGCCGTGCTGCTGCTGCACTCGTACCGCAACCCGGCGCATGAGCAGCGCGTCAAGCAAATCCTGCAAGACGAGTTGCCCGGCGCCTTCGTCTGCGCCTCGCACGAGCTGAGCCAGGAGTACCGCGAGTTCGAGCGTGTCTCCACCGCCGTCGCCAATGCCTATGTGGGTCCGCGCGTCTCGGCCTACCTGGGTGAACTGGAACAGCACCTGAGCACCCAGGGCTTCAAAGGCGACTTCTATGTGGTGCAGTCCACCGGCGGCCTGTTCCCCAGCGCCCATGCGCGGCGCGATTGCGTGCGCATGCTCGAATCCGGCCCCGCGGCGGGGGTGATCGGCGCCCAGGCCATCTGCGCGCAACTCGGCATGGGCGATGCGATCGCCTTCGACATGGGCGGCACCACGGCCAAGGCCGGCGTCATCAGCGAAGGCCGACCGCTCACCACCGGCTCGGCGCTGATCGGTGGCTACGAGCGCGCGCTGCCAATCCAGATTCCCATGATGGACATCCACGAGGTGGGCACCGGCGGCGGGTCGATTGCCCGCGTGGAAACCGGCAACGCGCTGCGCGTGGGCCCGCAGAGCGCGGGCTCCATTCCCGGTCCGGTGGCCTACGGCCGCGGCGGCACCGAGCCGACCGTGACCGACGCCAACCTGCTGCTCGGCCGCCTGGATGCCGACCACTTCCTGGGGGGTGAACTCAAGCTGGACCTGGCGGGTTGCCAGCGCCAGATGCAGGAGCGCATCGCCGGCCCGCTCGGCCTGGAACCCACGGCCGCGGCCGACGGGATCCTGCGCATCGCGGTGACGCAGATGTCGCACGCCGTGAAGGCCGTGACCACCGAGCGCGGCCTGGACGCCGGCAGTTTCACCATGGTGGTCTACGGCGGTGCCGGCCCACTGCACGCCTCGGCCATTGCCCGCGAACTGGGCATTCGCAAGGTGCTGATTCCATACGCACCGGGCTACTTCTCGGCCTACGGCATGTTGTTCTCCGACCGCCGCTACGACTACGTGCGCTCGGTGTTCCGCAAGCTCGACGAGGTCTCGTTCGACGAGATCGAAGCGCTCTACCAATCGATGGAAGACGAAGGCCGCGCGGCGCTGACGCAATCGGGCACCAAGGCCGAAGACGTGGTGATCGAACGCGCCGCCGACATGCGCTACGTGGGCCAGGAACACGCGGTCACGGTGGACCTGCCCGGCGCCTTCTTCGTGGACAAGGACCGCTCGGCCATCAAGCGCCAGTTCGACGACCTGCACAAGGTGCGCTACGGCACCTCGGCGCCCAAGGAACCGGCCGATCTGGTGAGCCTGCGCGTGACCGTGCTGGGCACCATGAAGAAGCCGCCCAAGCACAGCGTGGATGTGGGCGTGGCTGCACCCGAGAAGGCGGCGCTGCGAGGCGTCAAGCCGGTGTACTTCCGCCTGGGCGGTTGGGCCGACACACCGGTCTACAAGCGCGACCTGCTGCGCGCCGGCAACCAGATCGCCGGGCCGGCACTGATCGAGGAACACGCCTCCACCACCGTGGTCCAGCCGGGCGACGACCTGCGCGTGGATGAACTGGGCAACCTTCAAATCAACATCGGGAGCGACCGCTCATGA
- a CDS encoding hydantoinase B/oxoprolinase family protein — MNTRDLQNPAVDPVTVEIIRNGLYAVTEEMKTNLTRTAYNLIIYEALDFTVGLFTKEGDTVSIGLGLPMFIRGMSETVKAKIRHFGYENILPGDILVTNDAYTTGSHLNHFTFTMPIFHEGQLEGFTCCMAHWLDVGGTLGNVTTDIFSEGIQIPILKYQREGVVNQDLIDIIAMNVRLAERALGDLRAQITAITTGERRYVELLQRYGAEAVNASIRQIMDSSEAVARKNTLSIPDGVYEAESYMDDDGLDIGKRIPIRVKVTVKGDEMTVDLSDVSKQVRGFYNSGFTTGIACAQVAYKCLTTPTDYPVNDGSFRSLKVIMPMGTVISAERPYPMRVWMTFPMTVIDTIFKALAPAIPDRSIAGHHADLVFPNIHGISPEDGRLFIVGIGPLGGGWGAKSTEDGVSVTVCINDGDTHNSPTEQLEAKYPVLVEKYEIRRDSAGAGRYRGGLGAEMVVQALSPFTVTTRIDRVHCKPWGLDGGGDAMGNGLAVRHKGEWKTDHLNAKIFNVRLERGDAYKMLSGGGGGFGSPLERELDLVAEDVREGYVSAQVAREVYKVALDGHGQVDHPATQALRSGKAAAAVEDVAWDGQ, encoded by the coding sequence ATGAACACGCGAGACCTGCAAAACCCGGCCGTCGATCCGGTCACTGTCGAGATCATCCGCAACGGTCTCTATGCCGTGACGGAGGAGATGAAGACCAACCTCACGCGCACCGCCTACAACCTCATCATTTACGAGGCGCTGGACTTCACGGTGGGTCTGTTCACCAAGGAAGGTGACACGGTTTCCATCGGCCTGGGCCTGCCGATGTTCATCCGCGGCATGTCTGAAACCGTCAAGGCGAAGATCCGCCATTTCGGCTACGAGAACATCCTGCCGGGCGACATCCTCGTCACCAACGATGCCTACACCACCGGTAGCCACCTGAACCACTTCACGTTCACGATGCCGATCTTCCACGAGGGCCAGCTGGAGGGCTTCACCTGCTGCATGGCGCACTGGCTGGACGTGGGGGGCACGCTGGGCAACGTGACCACCGACATCTTCAGCGAAGGCATCCAGATCCCGATCCTGAAGTACCAGCGCGAAGGCGTGGTCAACCAGGACCTGATCGACATCATCGCCATGAACGTGCGCCTGGCCGAGCGCGCCCTGGGCGACCTGCGCGCGCAGATCACCGCCATCACCACCGGCGAGCGCCGCTACGTGGAGCTGCTGCAGCGCTACGGCGCCGAGGCGGTGAACGCGTCGATCCGCCAGATCATGGACTCCAGCGAGGCCGTGGCGCGCAAGAACACGCTGTCGATCCCCGATGGCGTGTACGAAGCCGAGTCCTACATGGACGACGACGGCCTGGACATCGGCAAGCGCATCCCGATCCGCGTGAAGGTCACGGTGAAGGGTGACGAGATGACGGTGGACCTGTCGGACGTGAGCAAGCAGGTGCGCGGCTTCTACAACTCGGGCTTCACCACCGGCATCGCCTGTGCGCAGGTGGCCTACAAGTGCCTGACCACGCCGACCGACTACCCGGTCAACGATGGCAGCTTCCGGTCATTGAAAGTGATCATGCCCATGGGCACCGTGATCAGCGCCGAGCGCCCCTACCCGATGCGGGTGTGGATGACTTTCCCGATGACGGTGATCGACACCATCTTCAAGGCGCTGGCGCCTGCGATTCCCGACCGTTCGATTGCCGGCCACCACGCCGACCTGGTGTTCCCCAACATCCACGGCATCTCGCCGGAGGACGGCCGCCTGTTCATCGTGGGCATCGGCCCGCTGGGCGGTGGCTGGGGCGCCAAGAGCACCGAGGACGGTGTGTCGGTCACGGTCTGCATCAACGACGGCGACACCCACAACAGCCCGACCGAACAGCTCGAAGCCAAGTACCCGGTGCTGGTGGAGAAGTACGAGATCCGCCGCGACAGCGCCGGTGCCGGCCGCTACCGCGGTGGCCTGGGCGCCGAAATGGTGGTGCAGGCGCTCAGCCCCTTCACCGTGACCACCCGCATCGACCGTGTGCACTGCAAGCCCTGGGGCCTGGACGGTGGCGGCGACGCCATGGGCAACGGCCTGGCCGTGCGCCACAAGGGCGAGTGGAAGACCGACCATTTGAACGCCAAGATCTTCAACGTGCGGCTGGAGCGCGGCGACGCCTACAAGATGCTCTCGGGTGGTGGCGGGGGCTTCGGCAGCCCGCTGGAACGCGAGCTCGATCTGGTGGCCGAAGACGTGCGCGAAGGTTATGTGAGCGCCCAGGTGGCGCGCGAGGTCTACAAGGTGGCGCTCGATGGCCACGGCCAGGTGGACCACCCCGCGACGCAGGCACTGCGCAGTGGCAAGGCCGCGGCTGCTGTGGAAGACGTGGCCTGGGACGGCCAGTGA